A window from Nitrospinota bacterium encodes these proteins:
- a CDS encoding amidohydrolase: MKRIAVTGGDVITPAGLIGNGLVLIRGGRIEYAGAARTIPLGACEKIDAGGLTVSPGLIDAHTHLGVYAEGTGAPGEDGNEMIDPVTPHVRAIDSIDHTDRAFIEAREGGVTCVMITPGSANVIGGSICAAKTFGRTADDMVIAKDIGQKMATGENPKRVYGEKHKAPMTRMGIAAVLRSTLVEAINYKKKVAAKKDTARDLKLEALQSVVAGKLPARVHAHRADDIMTAIRIAEEFGLKLVIEHGTEAYKIADILAAKKIPVNIGPTSSSRSKIELKDLARDNAVRCMEAGVRVALITDHPVMPIQDIRQEAIKLVRDYGADRTEVFKTVTINPAITLGVEKRVGSLEKGKDADIAIFTGHPLDGGARCVMTMVDGAMVFDGREGKKSKH, encoded by the coding sequence ATGAAGCGGATAGCGGTGACAGGGGGAGATGTGATCACTCCGGCGGGATTGATAGGAAACGGACTTGTGTTGATCCGCGGTGGCAGGATCGAATACGCCGGCGCGGCCAGAACGATCCCCTTGGGAGCTTGCGAAAAAATAGACGCAGGGGGATTGACCGTATCTCCCGGCCTGATAGACGCGCACACCCACCTTGGCGTTTACGCCGAAGGGACCGGCGCGCCGGGCGAGGACGGCAACGAGATGATAGATCCCGTAACCCCCCATGTGCGCGCCATCGACTCCATAGACCACACGGACAGGGCCTTTATTGAAGCGCGCGAAGGGGGCGTAACCTGCGTGATGATAACACCAGGTTCCGCCAATGTCATCGGCGGCTCCATATGTGCCGCTAAAACATTTGGGCGCACGGCGGACGACATGGTGATTGCAAAGGATATCGGCCAGAAGATGGCCACCGGGGAAAATCCGAAGAGGGTGTATGGGGAAAAACACAAAGCTCCCATGACAAGGATGGGGATCGCCGCCGTACTGCGCTCCACGCTTGTGGAGGCGATAAACTATAAAAAGAAAGTTGCGGCGAAGAAAGACACCGCGCGAGACCTGAAACTGGAAGCCCTGCAATCCGTGGTCGCAGGAAAACTCCCGGCCCGCGTCCATGCCCACCGGGCGGACGACATAATGACGGCCATCCGCATCGCGGAGGAATTCGGGTTAAAGCTTGTGATCGAGCATGGGACCGAGGCGTACAAGATCGCCGACATCCTGGCGGCGAAAAAAATACCGGTGAACATCGGCCCCACATCCTCCAGCAGGAGCAAGATTGAACTTAAAGACCTTGCGCGGGACAACGCGGTGCGCTGCATGGAGGCAGGCGTCCGGGTGGCGCTTATCACCGACCATCCGGTGATGCCCATACAGGACATCCGGCAGGAGGCGATAAAGCTTGTTCGCGACTACGGGGCGGACAGGACAGAGGTGTTTAAAACCGTGACCATTAATCCGGCCATCACGCTGGGAGTGGAAAAGCGGGTGGGGTCGCTGGAAAAAGGGAAGGACGCGGACATCGCCATATTCACCGGCCACCCGCTCGACGGCGGAGCAAGGTGCGTGATGACGATGGTGGACGGGGCAATGGTCTTTGATGGGCGGGAAGGCAAAAAGTCAAAACACTAA
- a CDS encoding sulfite exporter TauE/SafE family protein codes for MDAGLVLTGFLVGVLVGLTGMGGGSLMTPILVLIMGIKPTLAVGTDLFYAAITKMAGGTIHGFQRTVSFKVAGLLFAGSLPGSLIAGYLLGELKRTYGDQLDMMIAKGVGLMLILVSISLLAPNLFRKEAAREKPDEENWSFQKLAILPVTGLIVGFLVTLTSIGSGTLICACLFLFFPALGAAKIVGTDIVHAAGLVSVAAMAHFFVGDVDFNLAGNLLIGSLPGIALGSRLVVVIPEYVLRYSMSGVMLMAGIKLV; via the coding sequence ATGGACGCAGGATTGGTTTTAACAGGCTTTCTGGTCGGCGTTCTCGTAGGTCTTACTGGGATGGGGGGAGGATCATTGATGACCCCCATCCTCGTGTTGATCATGGGGATCAAGCCGACGCTTGCCGTGGGCACCGACCTGTTTTACGCCGCCATCACAAAGATGGCCGGCGGGACGATCCACGGTTTTCAAAGGACGGTCTCCTTCAAGGTGGCCGGTCTTCTTTTCGCGGGAAGCCTTCCGGGAAGCCTGATCGCAGGATACCTGCTCGGCGAGCTGAAAAGGACCTATGGGGACCAACTGGACATGATGATCGCCAAAGGGGTGGGGCTGATGCTCATTCTGGTCTCTATCAGCCTGCTTGCGCCAAACCTTTTCAGAAAAGAGGCGGCGAGGGAAAAGCCGGACGAGGAAAACTGGAGTTTCCAAAAGCTTGCGATCCTTCCTGTCACCGGGCTGATTGTGGGATTTCTGGTGACTCTCACTTCCATCGGCAGCGGCACTTTGATCTGCGCCTGCCTTTTCCTTTTCTTCCCGGCCCTCGGCGCGGCGAAGATCGTGGGCACGGACATCGTGCACGCGGCGGGCCTGGTGTCGGTGGCGGCGATGGCCCACTTTTTCGTTGGAGATGTGGACTTTAATCTTGCTGGCAATCTTTTGATCGGCTCCCTGCCGGGGATAGCGTTGGGCAGCAGGCTTGTGGTTGTTATACCCGAATACGTCCTGCGCTATTCAATGAGCGGTGTGATGCTCATGGCCGGGATAAAACTTGTTTGA
- a CDS encoding HlyC/CorC family transporter codes for MTMEIALTVILILFFLVLEGFFSGSELALISFNRIKMRHMAENGDERAAKLENLLKRPERIFGATSAGTNVSVFAGSAIATAFAASRLGESDADFYAFLVMGPLTLILGEIVPKMVFRRHADWLAPYIGNPLSAAQKLFAPLLAVTSLISRAFVRVFLGRKGLSSGLVSREEILLLTKMSEDRLDLAHEEKKMIHKIFEFKTNTVDTVMRPLVTVVGVPSVSTLAEAKARIAESGYSRLPVFVERIFNIAGIIGAFDILKYQDLSIRVDKVMAPAFYTPVTKRNPVLLKEMQENNVHMAVVVDEYGGAIGIVTIEDLVEEIVGEIEDEYDSPVKFFEKLGGGRYVIDAMMEIDSLNEELGLGVPKGDYETLSGFVNDAVERIPRIRETMAIGPYLITILDATERKVKSVELLDLRGGGEAEKAPK; via the coding sequence GTGACGATGGAAATAGCGCTCACCGTCATCCTTATCCTTTTCTTCCTGGTGCTGGAAGGATTTTTTTCCGGCAGCGAACTGGCGTTGATTTCGTTTAACCGGATAAAGATGCGCCACATGGCCGAGAACGGCGACGAAAGGGCCGCCAAGCTTGAAAACCTGCTGAAACGGCCGGAGCGGATTTTCGGCGCCACATCCGCGGGCACCAATGTAAGCGTCTTCGCCGGGTCGGCCATCGCCACAGCTTTCGCCGCATCGCGGCTGGGGGAAAGTGACGCGGATTTCTATGCCTTCCTGGTGATGGGGCCCCTGACGCTAATTTTAGGGGAAATAGTCCCGAAAATGGTCTTCCGCCGGCATGCGGACTGGCTGGCCCCTTATATCGGCAATCCCCTTTCCGCCGCGCAGAAGCTTTTCGCTCCGCTGTTGGCCGTGACTTCCCTGATATCCCGCGCATTTGTCCGGGTGTTCCTCGGGCGCAAAGGGCTCTCCTCCGGGCTTGTGAGCAGGGAGGAGATCCTGCTGCTCACAAAGATGAGCGAGGACAGGCTCGACCTGGCCCACGAAGAAAAGAAAATGATCCACAAGATATTCGAGTTCAAGACCAACACGGTGGACACGGTCATGAGGCCGCTTGTGACAGTTGTCGGCGTGCCGTCCGTTTCCACCCTGGCCGAGGCGAAGGCCAGGATAGCCGAAAGCGGCTACTCCAGGCTGCCTGTGTTCGTGGAACGCATATTCAACATCGCCGGGATAATCGGCGCGTTCGACATTTTAAAGTACCAGGACCTCTCCATCCGTGTGGACAAGGTGATGGCGCCCGCGTTCTACACCCCCGTCACCAAGCGCAACCCCGTGCTGCTAAAGGAAATGCAGGAGAACAACGTCCACATGGCGGTTGTGGTGGACGAATACGGCGGGGCCATCGGCATCGTCACCATAGAGGACCTGGTGGAGGAAATCGTCGGCGAGATAGAGGACGAATATGACAGCCCCGTGAAATTCTTTGAAAAACTCGGCGGAGGCCGCTACGTCATTGACGCGATGATGGAGATAGACAGCCTCAACGAAGAGCTTGGCCTGGGCGTCCCCAAAGGGGATTACGAGACCCTTTCCGGCTTTGTCAACGACGCCGTGGAGCGAATCCCGCGCATACGTGAAACTATGGCCATCGGGCCGTACCTTATCACGATCCTGGACGCCACGGAGCGCAAGGTGAAATCGGTGGAGCTGCTGGATTTGCGGGGCGGAGGCGAGGCGGAGAAGGCCCCAAAATGA
- the mqnC gene encoding dehypoxanthine futalosine cyclase: MTDVRELEKILEETGGGARLSDEDAMRLMESTDILSLGQAANAIRMAKKPELVVTYIIDRNINYTNVCVSGCRFCAFFRVEGAEDGYVLPFEEIDRKIAETVELGGSQILMQGGLHPTHTIEWYEELLRQIKTKHGVHVHAFSPPEIVHIASLSGLTVSGAIRRLKDAGLDSIPGGGAEILVDRVRNKISPGKCGADEWIDVMRQAHKLGMRTTATMMFGHIETLCERVESLRRIRDLQDETGGFTAFIPWTFQPDNTAIKLESKSGGFDYLRTLAVSRLYLDNVDNMQSSWVTQGPKIAQMALYFGANDMGSTMIEENVVAAAGVAFRMSEKDIRRIIEDAGYVPKRRNMRYELLE, encoded by the coding sequence ATGACGGACGTGAGAGAATTAGAAAAGATTCTGGAGGAGACCGGCGGCGGCGCTCGTCTTTCGGACGAGGACGCCATGCGGCTTATGGAATCCACGGACATCCTTTCCCTCGGCCAGGCGGCAAACGCCATTCGTATGGCGAAAAAACCTGAGTTGGTGGTCACATACATAATCGACCGGAACATCAACTATACCAACGTGTGCGTTTCCGGCTGCCGGTTCTGCGCCTTTTTCCGGGTGGAGGGGGCGGAGGACGGTTATGTGCTCCCCTTTGAGGAAATAGACCGCAAGATCGCCGAAACTGTGGAGCTTGGCGGATCGCAGATTCTGATGCAAGGGGGATTGCATCCCACCCACACCATCGAATGGTATGAGGAGCTTTTGCGGCAGATCAAAACGAAGCACGGCGTCCATGTGCACGCCTTCTCCCCGCCGGAGATTGTCCATATCGCCAGCCTGTCGGGATTGACGGTGTCCGGAGCCATCCGCAGGCTCAAGGACGCCGGGCTGGACTCCATCCCCGGCGGCGGGGCGGAGATACTTGTGGACAGGGTGCGCAACAAAATCAGCCCCGGCAAGTGCGGCGCGGACGAATGGATAGATGTGATGCGCCAGGCGCACAAGCTTGGCATGCGCACCACCGCCACCATGATGTTCGGCCATATAGAAACGCTTTGCGAGCGTGTGGAGAGTCTGCGAAGAATCCGTGATTTGCAGGACGAAACCGGGGGGTTCACCGCGTTCATCCCATGGACGTTCCAGCCGGACAACACGGCCATCAAGCTTGAAAGCAAAAGCGGCGGATTCGATTACCTGAGGACGCTGGCCGTCTCCCGGCTGTATCTGGACAATGTGGACAACATGCAGTCATCTTGGGTGACCCAGGGGCCCAAAATCGCGCAGATGGCCCTATATTTCGGCGCAAACGACATGGGGTCCACCATGATCGAGGAGAACGTGGTGGCCGCCGCGGGAGTGGCGTTCCGGATGAGCGAGAAGGATATCCGGCGCATCATCGAGGACGCCGGTTACGTTCCGAAGCGGAGGAACATGAGGTACGAACTGCTGGAATGA
- a CDS encoding response regulator produces MSDLDPNIRVLVVDDFATMRKIEKNILGQLGIRNVDEADDGSTALPKVQQSLYDVILLDWNMPQMSGLEFLKAIRADPNTKNVPVIMVTAEALKDNIIAAAQAGVNDYVVKPFTAAVLEDKLKKVLKK; encoded by the coding sequence ATGTCAGATTTAGATCCCAATATCAGAGTGCTTGTTGTCGACGATTTCGCCACCATGCGGAAAATTGAGAAGAACATCCTGGGCCAGCTTGGCATCAGGAATGTGGACGAGGCGGACGACGGCTCCACCGCCCTTCCCAAGGTGCAGCAAAGCCTCTACGACGTGATCCTGCTGGACTGGAACATGCCGCAGATGAGCGGACTTGAATTCCTGAAGGCCATCAGGGCCGATCCGAACACCAAGAACGTCCCGGTGATAATGGTCACGGCGGAAGCTTTGAAGGACAACATAATCGCCGCCGCCCAGGCAGGGGTCAACGACTATGTGGTCAAACCGTTCACCGCGGCTGTGCTTGAGGATAAACTCAAGAAGGTCCTCAAGAAATAG
- a CDS encoding sulfurtransferase TusA family protein — protein MSGADTLTERTYSSPELQEFSRQVEKFISGGLTKDQFKAARLGFGIYALRQPGYFLIRTKLAGGAISAKGLLAAAEAAEKFGEGPVRLTTRQDFQLYFVKLENLVDALDLLNRAGITTIGAAGNTLRNMVVSATAPIDVTEAARRVSQYFSKSPLSKGLPRKVKITFTGNASDAASAMTDDIGLIALGPKEGYPEFGFRVYVGGGLGAVPRLGFTLEEFVPAGRIHEVILAIVTLFNRNGQRVNRNRARIKFYIENVGVEMFKDLYRRERENFTGIEPIDLPIAYVNEVNGEAVYARGATGDVTPQQLRSLAAALEAGRLSVNITRDGTLAVHGFGPDERESAKARLKEIGLEIYVPERSYRVLACNGATTCSEGIANSKGVARRLEQVAKKYELLGYHDFTIAASGCPNACSRHHTADIGLSGSAKKVNGKLAPHYQLYVGGVSLGQTTVFGRPLAKIPARRVPEAVDMTLSLAGINRLQGERLSDTFARIGLDKLESALSGFSKLPSFDENPDSYYDWDTQKEFSLDEVGPGECAGSALELIDGLFDEARRYHTAANGALKQGNGAEAAAAAHDAVLRAAKALLVTYGIDPATEEETFREFNTKLVTRGFVPERYKVALVPAGQKAGSAAELVAMSGEFLEDCLAAYTTIHADSNEEQTVKKAKPEAKRLDLTGVKCPYNYIKVKLFLEMAETGTRVEVILDDGAPIKNVPQSLRNDGHTILSSDPFEGGRHLLMVEKG, from the coding sequence ATGAGTGGCGCTGATACATTGACGGAACGGACATACTCTTCACCTGAGCTGCAGGAGTTTTCCAGGCAGGTGGAGAAGTTCATTTCGGGCGGCCTGACAAAGGACCAGTTCAAGGCGGCGCGCCTTGGATTCGGCATATACGCGCTCCGGCAGCCGGGATATTTTCTCATCCGCACCAAGCTGGCGGGGGGCGCGATCTCGGCAAAGGGTCTTCTGGCCGCGGCCGAGGCGGCGGAAAAATTTGGCGAAGGCCCGGTCCGCCTGACCACAAGGCAGGACTTCCAGCTATACTTCGTCAAGCTGGAAAACCTTGTGGACGCGCTTGACCTTCTCAACCGAGCCGGGATAACCACCATCGGCGCCGCTGGCAACACCCTGCGCAACATGGTTGTGAGCGCCACGGCCCCGATTGACGTGACCGAAGCGGCGAGGCGCGTGTCGCAATATTTTTCCAAAAGCCCGCTGTCGAAAGGGCTGCCTCGCAAGGTGAAGATCACCTTCACCGGAAACGCGAGCGACGCGGCTTCGGCCATGACCGACGACATAGGGCTCATCGCCCTGGGCCCGAAGGAGGGATATCCGGAATTCGGTTTCCGCGTGTATGTCGGAGGCGGGCTTGGCGCTGTGCCAAGGCTTGGATTTACGCTGGAAGAGTTCGTCCCGGCCGGCAGGATTCACGAGGTTATCCTGGCGATAGTCACCCTGTTCAACCGGAACGGCCAGCGCGTGAACCGGAACAGGGCCAGGATAAAGTTCTATATAGAAAACGTCGGTGTGGAGATGTTCAAGGATCTGTACAGGCGTGAACGGGAAAACTTCACCGGCATAGAGCCCATTGACCTGCCCATCGCATACGTCAACGAGGTGAATGGGGAGGCAGTTTACGCTCGCGGCGCCACCGGGGACGTCACACCGCAACAGTTGCGCTCTCTGGCGGCGGCGCTTGAGGCCGGCCGCTTGTCCGTGAACATAACCCGCGACGGGACCCTGGCCGTGCATGGATTCGGCCCGGATGAACGGGAATCGGCAAAGGCGCGGCTCAAGGAAATCGGGCTTGAAATCTATGTCCCGGAGCGCAGCTATCGCGTTCTGGCCTGCAACGGCGCCACAACATGCTCCGAGGGAATCGCCAATTCCAAGGGGGTGGCCCGCAGGCTTGAGCAGGTGGCGAAAAAATATGAACTGCTTGGCTATCATGACTTCACGATAGCCGCCAGCGGCTGCCCGAACGCCTGCTCACGGCATCACACCGCCGATATCGGCTTGTCCGGTTCCGCGAAGAAGGTGAACGGCAAGCTGGCTCCCCACTACCAGCTTTACGTTGGCGGTGTGAGCCTGGGGCAGACAACGGTGTTCGGGCGGCCGCTGGCGAAAATTCCGGCGCGGCGCGTCCCGGAAGCTGTGGACATGACCCTTTCCCTGGCGGGGATCAACCGCCTGCAGGGGGAAAGGCTGTCGGACACTTTTGCGCGGATAGGGCTGGACAAACTGGAGTCCGCGCTGTCCGGATTCTCAAAGCTGCCTTCTTTCGACGAGAATCCGGACTCGTATTACGACTGGGACACGCAAAAAGAGTTCAGCCTGGACGAAGTGGGCCCGGGAGAGTGCGCGGGTTCCGCGCTGGAGTTGATAGACGGCCTGTTCGACGAGGCGCGCCGCTATCACACCGCAGCCAATGGAGCGCTCAAGCAAGGCAACGGCGCAGAGGCGGCGGCGGCGGCCCATGACGCGGTGTTGCGGGCGGCCAAGGCGCTCCTGGTCACCTACGGGATAGACCCCGCCACGGAGGAGGAGACCTTCCGCGAGTTTAACACCAAGCTTGTGACAAGGGGATTTGTGCCGGAGCGCTACAAGGTGGCGCTGGTACCCGCGGGCCAGAAGGCCGGAAGCGCCGCCGAGCTTGTGGCGATGAGCGGGGAGTTCCTTGAGGACTGCCTCGCCGCGTACACCACTATCCACGCCGACTCCAACGAAGAGCAGACCGTGAAAAAGGCCAAGCCGGAAGCAAAACGGCTGGACTTGACCGGCGTGAAGTGCCCGTACAACTACATCAAGGTGAAGCTGTTCCTGGAAATGGCGGAGACCGGGACGCGGGTGGAAGTGATCCTGGACGACGGCGCGCCCATAAAGAACGTGCCGCAAAGCCTTCGCAATGACGGGCACACCATCCTTTCAAGCGATCCTTTTGAGGGTGGAAGGCACTTGCTTATGGTGGAGAAAGGCTGA
- a CDS encoding tetratricopeptide repeat protein translates to MTAEDIKGIYYETKKMEAGTMATRRVHDTPHDLHYYAKTNTKGDVDLFYLKPDGTPTSIVVDTVAMDAFKERFKDCSTHQCEFKPKTEDDKKKEASDKKANMAQIHLEKKEYHAAAFEFGQAIKIDEKNIVAHLGKGKAHMELGEVDKAKETFEKLSTIDTIYDKDNKHLFNEYGIELRRGKMYDLAVTNYTKAIEIDPDDEALYFNMARALHENGNASDAVKCLEQALKIKPDFNEAKLLHGVITKSAAGK, encoded by the coding sequence ATGACTGCGGAAGATATCAAGGGAATTTATTACGAGACAAAAAAAATGGAGGCCGGCACTATGGCCACCAGGAGGGTGCATGACACTCCTCACGACCTGCATTACTACGCGAAAACCAACACCAAAGGGGATGTGGACCTTTTTTATCTGAAACCTGACGGAACCCCCACCTCCATAGTGGTGGACACGGTGGCCATGGACGCATTCAAGGAGCGGTTCAAGGACTGTTCCACCCACCAGTGCGAGTTCAAGCCCAAGACCGAGGACGACAAGAAAAAAGAGGCTTCTGATAAAAAGGCCAATATGGCCCAAATACACCTGGAGAAAAAGGAATATCACGCCGCCGCCTTCGAGTTCGGCCAGGCCATAAAGATCGACGAGAAGAACATAGTGGCCCACCTGGGAAAAGGGAAGGCGCACATGGAGCTTGGCGAGGTGGACAAGGCCAAGGAGACCTTCGAAAAGCTTTCCACCATAGACACGATATACGACAAGGACAACAAGCACCTGTTTAACGAATACGGCATCGAACTTCGGCGCGGGAAGATGTACGACCTGGCCGTGACAAACTATACAAAGGCGATAGAAATAGACCCGGACGACGAGGCGCTGTATTTCAACATGGCGCGGGCGTTGCATGAAAACGGAAACGCCTCCGACGCGGTGAAGTGCCTTGAGCAGGCGCTAAAGATAAAGCCGGACTTCAATGAGGCCAAGCTCCTCCATGGAGTGATAACCAAGAGCGCCGCGGGGAAATAG
- a CDS encoding Rrf2 family transcriptional regulator: MKFSAKFEYALLALLYLKCEPDEAPVSGRILSEKLKIPYRFLEQILSDLKKAGLVRSVRGYQGGYALNLGPEEISLYDIYQVTEGRIEPWDCGISVSAKCGQDHNLCVINQFYSDFKNTFKDLLKSYTLLRLCVQTHTLKTEAGLVKRTPALPVG, encoded by the coding sequence ATGAAATTCTCAGCCAAGTTTGAATACGCCCTTTTGGCGTTGCTATATCTTAAATGCGAGCCGGATGAGGCCCCTGTGTCGGGGAGGATATTGTCCGAGAAACTTAAAATCCCTTACAGATTTTTAGAGCAGATACTGTCCGACCTGAAAAAGGCGGGGCTTGTGCGCAGCGTACGCGGCTATCAGGGAGGGTATGCCTTGAACCTGGGGCCGGAGGAAATTTCCCTGTACGACATCTACCAGGTGACGGAGGGAAGGATCGAACCTTGGGACTGCGGGATATCCGTTTCCGCCAAATGCGGGCAGGACCATAATCTTTGCGTGATAAACCAGTTCTATTCCGATTTTAAGAACACTTTCAAGGACCTTCTCAAAAGCTACACCTTGTTGAGGCTGTGCGTCCAGACTCATACATTGAAGACCGAGGCGGGTCTGGTGAAAAGGACTCCCGCCCTCCCTGTGGGATAA
- the amrB gene encoding AmmeMemoRadiSam system protein B, with amino-acid sequence MNDFPLLRNVQASVGEHDGRRMVTFFDPANFCETPISVSLPAFFVMSMMDGSRSVEILCEEFEAQFGQPMEPGEVAGLVHALDEAYLLDNERFRGRKKAVTDEFNSLKTRPAAFAGKSYPDDSAELKGVLDSLLKSAATDEPANGLKAVVVPHIDFRVGGDMMAAGWSRAAKSGAELFIILGIGHALTDDFFACIDKDFETPAGTMRVDGEFIANFSKNFGEDILGNAHAHRTEHSIEFAALFMAHIFGRNPAVTAVPILLSFPEEALKMDHPLFNVRRIAKFIEALKKTVSESGRKACYAASVDFAHVGQRFGDSHAVDGRELDRIKTDDTALLSALARIDNEAFVNQIERKNKTNRVCGFPALYTLIAASGARSGQVLGYRQNVEGENENVVSFATMALHG; translated from the coding sequence ATGAATGATTTTCCGTTGCTGCGCAATGTGCAAGCTTCTGTCGGCGAACACGATGGGCGGCGGATGGTGACTTTTTTCGATCCCGCGAATTTCTGTGAAACGCCCATCTCCGTTTCTCTGCCGGCGTTTTTTGTCATGTCAATGATGGACGGCTCCAGGAGCGTCGAAATACTCTGCGAGGAGTTCGAGGCCCAGTTCGGCCAGCCTATGGAGCCGGGTGAAGTGGCCGGGCTTGTACACGCGCTCGACGAGGCATACCTTCTGGACAATGAGAGGTTCCGCGGCCGCAAAAAGGCTGTGACGGACGAATTCAATTCGCTCAAAACCCGCCCCGCCGCGTTTGCCGGGAAAAGTTATCCGGATGACAGCGCAGAACTTAAGGGAGTGCTCGATTCACTTCTAAAATCGGCGGCGACGGATGAGCCTGCAAACGGGCTTAAGGCGGTGGTCGTTCCGCATATTGATTTTCGCGTGGGGGGGGACATGATGGCGGCGGGATGGAGCCGGGCGGCCAAAAGCGGCGCGGAACTCTTTATAATCCTCGGCATCGGCCATGCGTTGACGGATGATTTTTTCGCCTGCATAGACAAGGATTTCGAAACGCCGGCGGGAACGATGCGGGTGGACGGGGAATTTATCGCAAATTTCTCGAAAAATTTCGGCGAAGACATTTTGGGCAACGCCCATGCCCATCGGACGGAGCATTCCATCGAGTTTGCGGCGCTGTTCATGGCGCACATATTCGGCCGGAATCCGGCGGTCACAGCGGTCCCCATACTCCTTTCGTTTCCGGAAGAAGCGCTCAAGATGGACCATCCTCTGTTCAACGTTCGGCGGATCGCAAAGTTCATCGAAGCGCTCAAAAAGACCGTATCCGAATCCGGCCGCAAAGCATGTTACGCCGCCAGCGTTGATTTCGCCCATGTGGGCCAAAGGTTCGGGGACAGCCATGCGGTGGACGGCCGGGAGCTGGACAGGATAAAGACCGACGACACGGCGCTTCTTTCCGCCCTTGCCCGCATTGACAACGAGGCGTTCGTCAACCAGATCGAGCGCAAGAACAAGACCAACCGCGTTTGCGGGTTTCCCGCGCTTTACACCCTGATTGCGGCGAGCGGGGCCAGGTCCGGCCAGGTGCTCGGCTACAGGCAGAACGTGGAGGGGGAGAATGAGAACGTGGTAAGCTTCGCCACGATGGCCCTTCACGGCTGA
- a CDS encoding phosphoadenylyl-sulfate reductase, whose amino-acid sequence MAVNAGFENENIPSLVESLHFGQKVERAKKLLAWAFDKYGEKAVVANSLGKDSMVVWDLAKKVNPNVKGFIVTTAYKPAETIKFMDDLVEENPGLKIYKSDMQVGDLYNTDPDKCCQILKVEPVRRAVEELDVECWITGLRCTEGRTRTDFKEIEQRDEGLIKLNPVLLFKEREVWQYLALYQVKVNPLYGEGYRSLGCAPCTHISTDDNERAGRWINTSKCGGECGIHTQPLKSLGVISIS is encoded by the coding sequence ATGGCTGTCAACGCTGGTTTTGAAAATGAGAATATTCCTTCACTAGTTGAGTCGCTTCACTTCGGACAGAAGGTGGAAAGGGCCAAAAAGCTTCTGGCCTGGGCGTTCGACAAATATGGCGAGAAGGCCGTTGTGGCCAACAGCCTGGGAAAGGACTCCATGGTGGTGTGGGACCTGGCCAAAAAAGTGAATCCAAACGTGAAGGGCTTTATAGTCACCACCGCATATAAACCGGCCGAGACCATAAAGTTCATGGACGACCTCGTGGAGGAAAATCCGGGGTTGAAAATTTACAAGTCCGACATGCAGGTGGGCGACCTTTACAACACCGACCCGGACAAGTGCTGCCAGATACTCAAAGTGGAGCCGGTGCGCCGCGCCGTGGAGGAGCTGGACGTTGAATGCTGGATCACCGGGCTGCGCTGCACCGAAGGGCGCACAAGGACCGACTTTAAGGAAATCGAGCAGCGCGACGAAGGGCTCATAAAGCTCAACCCGGTGCTTTTGTTCAAGGAAAGGGAAGTATGGCAATACCTGGCGCTTTACCAGGTCAAGGTCAATCCGCTGTACGGCGAAGGCTACCGGTCTTTGGGTTGCGCCCCTTGCACGCATATCAGCACGGACGACAACGAGCGCGCCGGAAGGTGGATAAACACCTCCAAGTGCGGCGGCGAGTGCGGAATCCACACTCAGCCTCTGAAGTCTTTGGGAGTTATCAGCATCTCTTGA